A genome region from Lucilia cuprina isolate Lc7/37 chromosome 3, ASM2204524v1, whole genome shotgun sequence includes the following:
- the LOC111679872 gene encoding synaptic vesicle glycoprotein 2A-like isoform X1 — protein MCEFKDKLDSVADEKAKHTVATIEGGNVVAGQPELSKGTEYFEKALELTTFGKFNYIIIFISGLILANVLLETLAISFVLPVSACDINLSIQERGIMSAIGFAGIIFSSHLWGFLADTQGRRKIIRPTLLVAFCITFLSSFSNDFWTLVILRFLNGFCVSGGSATVYAYLGEFHTQKNRARAIMGAAFIFGLGAMLMPAIAWLFINQEWRFALPFLGITYKPWRLFMVICGIPGLICGLSLFKIPESPKYYLGQGKEDKALEILKDIYHMNTGKPRDSYPVTRVTEDLDPNSKPRVVVNNDNRNAASILLRSMWTQTQPLFNREYIRNTLLICFIQFSIFVTSNGMYMWFPYILNSVAEFMSENPGNTTYICDVVYAKQKVMMQLELAQNDASIDFTQECNEKLEISTYKHSLVLEVLYAVGFAFIGAIINRIGKRIILFVCLAICGICGVATIYVDIPMLAIYLYVVLLLCGLVINVLSAATVDLYPTRLRAMAVCISLMMGRLGSVVGANVVGALITNHCEAAFLTSGISLIVAGLLGFLIAKNPKIVIVDTSRRASLVSMTGN, from the exons atgtgtgAATTTAAAGATAAACTAGACAGCGTGGCTG ATGAAAAAGCAAAGCATACAGTGGCTACCATAGAGGGTGGCAATGTTGTGGCTGGACAACCGGAACTTAGTAAGGGTACGGAGTATTTTGAAAAGGCCTTAGAATTGACTA cttttggcaaatttaattacattattATCTTTATATCCGGTCTCATACTTGCCAATGTTTTGCTGGAAACTTTGGccattagttttgttttaccCGTCTCCGCCTGTGATATTAACTTATCGATTCAGGAACGTGGCATAATGAGTGCCATTGGTTTTGCTGGTATTATTTTTAGTTCCCACTTATGGGGCTTTTTAGCTGACACCCAAGGCCGAAGGAAAATCATAAGACCTACTTTATTAGTAGCTTTCTGCATAACATTCTTATCCAGTTTTTCTAATGACTTTTGGACTTTGGTTATTTTAAGATTCCTTAATGGTTTTTG TGTTTCTGGTGGTTCTGCCACTGTTTATGCTTATTTGGGCGAGTTTCATACACAAAAGAATCGTGCTCGTGCCATTATGGGAGCTGCTTTTATTTTTGGATTGGGTGCCATGCTTATGCCCGCCATTGCCTGGCTGTTCATTAATCAGGAATGGCGTTTTGCTTTACCATTTTTGGGCATTACCTACAAACCCTGGCGTTTGTTTATGGTAATTTGTGGTATTCCTGGTCTCATTTGCGGTTTgagtttattcaaaattcccgaAAGTCCCAAGTACTATTTGGGCCAGGGTAAAGAAGATAAAGCTTTGGagattttaaaagatatttatcATATGAATACAGGAAAGCCAAGAGATTCTTATCCG GTCACTCGTGTCACCGAAGATTTGGATCCCAATAGTAAACCCCGTGTTGTTGTCAATAATGATAATAGAAATGCCGCCAGCATATTACTCAGATCGATGTGGACTCAAACACAACCTCTATTCAATCGTGAATATATACGCAATACTCTGCTCATCTGTTTCATACAATTCTCGATCTTTGTCACCTCGAATGGCATGTATATGTGGTTCCCATACATTTTGAATAGTGTAGCTGAATTTATGTCGGAAAATCCTGGCAATACAACCTATATTTGTGATGTAGTCTATGCTAAACAGAAGGTGATGATGCAATTGGAATTGGCACAAAATGATGCCTCCATAGATTTTACACAAGAATGTAATGAGAAATTGGAAATCAGTACTTATAAACATTCTTTGGTTTTGGAAGTTTTATATGCTGTAGGTTTTGCTTTTATTGGAGCTATTATTAATAGAATCGGTAAACGTATTATACTTT tcGTTTGTTTGGCCATTTGTGGTATATGTGGTGTTGCTACCATTTATGTTGATATACCCATGTTggctatatatttatatgtcgTACTCTTACTTTGTGGTTTGGTTATTAATGTCTTGAGTGCTGCCACCGTGGATCTATACCCTACGCGTCTAAG AGCCATGGCAGTATGCATTTCCCTTATGATGGGTCGTTTGGGTAGTGTAGTGGGTGCTAATGTTGTAGGCGCTCTCATTACCAATCACTGTGAAGCGGCCTTTTTAACCTCTGGTATTTCCTTAATTGTTGCTGGCCTATTAGGCTTTTTGATTGCCAAAAATCCCAAGATTGTTATCGTCGATACTTCGAGACGCGCTAGTTTGGTCTCTATGACGGGGAACTAG
- the LOC111679872 gene encoding synaptic vesicle glycoprotein 2A-like isoform X2 has protein sequence MEDLEKLLNHEKAKHTVATIEGGNVVAGQPELSKGTEYFEKALELTTFGKFNYIIIFISGLILANVLLETLAISFVLPVSACDINLSIQERGIMSAIGFAGIIFSSHLWGFLADTQGRRKIIRPTLLVAFCITFLSSFSNDFWTLVILRFLNGFCVSGGSATVYAYLGEFHTQKNRARAIMGAAFIFGLGAMLMPAIAWLFINQEWRFALPFLGITYKPWRLFMVICGIPGLICGLSLFKIPESPKYYLGQGKEDKALEILKDIYHMNTGKPRDSYPVTRVTEDLDPNSKPRVVVNNDNRNAASILLRSMWTQTQPLFNREYIRNTLLICFIQFSIFVTSNGMYMWFPYILNSVAEFMSENPGNTTYICDVVYAKQKVMMQLELAQNDASIDFTQECNEKLEISTYKHSLVLEVLYAVGFAFIGAIINRIGKRIILFVCLAICGICGVATIYVDIPMLAIYLYVVLLLCGLVINVLSAATVDLYPTRLRAMAVCISLMMGRLGSVVGANVVGALITNHCEAAFLTSGISLIVAGLLGFLIAKNPKIVIVDTSRRASLVSMTGN, from the exons ATGGaagatttagaaaaattattaaatc ATGAAAAAGCAAAGCATACAGTGGCTACCATAGAGGGTGGCAATGTTGTGGCTGGACAACCGGAACTTAGTAAGGGTACGGAGTATTTTGAAAAGGCCTTAGAATTGACTA cttttggcaaatttaattacattattATCTTTATATCCGGTCTCATACTTGCCAATGTTTTGCTGGAAACTTTGGccattagttttgttttaccCGTCTCCGCCTGTGATATTAACTTATCGATTCAGGAACGTGGCATAATGAGTGCCATTGGTTTTGCTGGTATTATTTTTAGTTCCCACTTATGGGGCTTTTTAGCTGACACCCAAGGCCGAAGGAAAATCATAAGACCTACTTTATTAGTAGCTTTCTGCATAACATTCTTATCCAGTTTTTCTAATGACTTTTGGACTTTGGTTATTTTAAGATTCCTTAATGGTTTTTG TGTTTCTGGTGGTTCTGCCACTGTTTATGCTTATTTGGGCGAGTTTCATACACAAAAGAATCGTGCTCGTGCCATTATGGGAGCTGCTTTTATTTTTGGATTGGGTGCCATGCTTATGCCCGCCATTGCCTGGCTGTTCATTAATCAGGAATGGCGTTTTGCTTTACCATTTTTGGGCATTACCTACAAACCCTGGCGTTTGTTTATGGTAATTTGTGGTATTCCTGGTCTCATTTGCGGTTTgagtttattcaaaattcccgaAAGTCCCAAGTACTATTTGGGCCAGGGTAAAGAAGATAAAGCTTTGGagattttaaaagatatttatcATATGAATACAGGAAAGCCAAGAGATTCTTATCCG GTCACTCGTGTCACCGAAGATTTGGATCCCAATAGTAAACCCCGTGTTGTTGTCAATAATGATAATAGAAATGCCGCCAGCATATTACTCAGATCGATGTGGACTCAAACACAACCTCTATTCAATCGTGAATATATACGCAATACTCTGCTCATCTGTTTCATACAATTCTCGATCTTTGTCACCTCGAATGGCATGTATATGTGGTTCCCATACATTTTGAATAGTGTAGCTGAATTTATGTCGGAAAATCCTGGCAATACAACCTATATTTGTGATGTAGTCTATGCTAAACAGAAGGTGATGATGCAATTGGAATTGGCACAAAATGATGCCTCCATAGATTTTACACAAGAATGTAATGAGAAATTGGAAATCAGTACTTATAAACATTCTTTGGTTTTGGAAGTTTTATATGCTGTAGGTTTTGCTTTTATTGGAGCTATTATTAATAGAATCGGTAAACGTATTATACTTT tcGTTTGTTTGGCCATTTGTGGTATATGTGGTGTTGCTACCATTTATGTTGATATACCCATGTTggctatatatttatatgtcgTACTCTTACTTTGTGGTTTGGTTATTAATGTCTTGAGTGCTGCCACCGTGGATCTATACCCTACGCGTCTAAG AGCCATGGCAGTATGCATTTCCCTTATGATGGGTCGTTTGGGTAGTGTAGTGGGTGCTAATGTTGTAGGCGCTCTCATTACCAATCACTGTGAAGCGGCCTTTTTAACCTCTGGTATTTCCTTAATTGTTGCTGGCCTATTAGGCTTTTTGATTGCCAAAAATCCCAAGATTGTTATCGTCGATACTTCGAGACGCGCTAGTTTGGTCTCTATGACGGGGAACTAG